The following are from one region of the Coffea eugenioides isolate CCC68of chromosome 2, Ceug_1.0, whole genome shotgun sequence genome:
- the LOC113761287 gene encoding protein BASIC PENTACYSTEINE4-like, which produces MDDGGQRESRRQRTDYYKGAHSPWNGIPHYQIKEQNAFFMNTKINMLLAERDAAIEERDRALSEKRAALDERDSAIQQRDTAISERDHALRERDNAIAALQFQESTMNGALGCGIQHGMKRFNQHRSPHANSAQSANKTREGHITEAFPITAISSEAARSHQAKRTKVNNVIPTKSKSAKKAKVGEDLNRHVTTDGSKAEWDAQDLSSLNQISFDETRMPIPVCTCTGVARQCYKWGNGGWQSSCCTTSLSVYPLPQIPNKRHARMGGRKMSGSVFSRLLTRLAAGGHDLSIALDLKNYWAKHGTNRYITIK; this is translated from the exons ATGGATGATGGTGGGCAAAGAGAAAGCAGGAGACAGAGGACAGATTACTACAAAGGGGCTCACTCTCCA TGGAATGGAATCCCGCATTATCAGATTAAGGAACAAAATGCTTTCTTTATGAATACAAAGATCAACATGCTGTTAGCTGAAAGGGATGCTGCAATTGAAGAGAGGGATAGGGCACTGTCTGAAAAGAGGGCAGCGTTAGATGAGCGGGATTCAGCAATCCAGCAGCGAGACACGGCTATTAGTGAGCGTGATCATGCCCTACGAGAACGTGACAATGCCATTGCTGCCCTCCAGTTTCAAGAAAGTACTATGAATGGTGCATTAGGTTGTGGCATTCAGCATGGAATGAAGCGCTTCAACCAGCATAGAAGTCCTCATGCCAATAGTGCTCAATCTGCCAACAAGACAAGGGAAGGGCACATTACCGAAGCCTTTCCTATAACAGCAATTTCATCTGAAGCTGCCAGGTCGCACCAAGCAAAACGAACAAAAGTGAACAATGTAATCCCAACAAAGTCAAAGTCAGCTAAGAAGGCTAAGGTCGGTGAGGATCTGAATAGACATGTCACAACTGATGGGTCAAAGGCTGAGTGGGATGCTCAGGATCTTAGTTCTCTCAACCAGATAAGTTTTGATGAGACTCGAATGCCAATACCTGTTTGCACGTGTACTGGTGTAGCCAGGCAGTGTTACAAATGGGGAAATGGGGGCTGGCAGTCATCTTGTTGCACAACCTCCTTATCAGTGTATCCACTTCCGCAAATACCCAACAAACGGCATGCTCGGATGGGTGGGAGGAAGATGAGTGGAAGCGTTTTTAGTCGGTTGCTTACTAGACTAGCAGCAGGTGGTCATGATCTATCAATTGCTCTTGATCTTAAAAACTACTGGGCTAAGCATGGTACAAATCGCTACATTACAATTAAATGA
- the LOC113762917 gene encoding myb-like protein Z — protein MGGDSDEASSAMMQRLQSSFGTSSSSVPIQQQQQQQLPMSVNQIEVPQLNSSQFRGQMRQFSPSFSVDGSKRAGIPPSHPQMPRVSPYSQIPVTRPGNQQSGIQIFGNTSGPGPSHTRSLSQPSFFSLDSLPPLSPSPYKESSPSSISEHHLSVDVSMEDQNANSQSSLLPPSPFTRGVNSLRVGENLPPRKTHRRSNSDIPFGFSTIMQSSPPLVPLRSPGAAIPPRENSVAKPAQLVKRESFWEKSSEANAEGMGERKSEGEVVDDLFSAYMNLDNIDALNSSGTDEKQGTENREDLDSRASGTRTNGGDSSDNEATSSVNESSNSMQRLGISSSSEKREGFKRNAGEDISPASRHYRSVSMDSFMGKLNFGDESPKMPPSPGARAGQLSPSNSLDANSNTFSLEFGNGEFSGAELKKIMANEKLAEIALSDPKRAKRILANRQSAARSKERKMRYIAELEHKVQTLQTEATTLSAQLTLLQRDSAGLTSQNNELKFRLQAMEQQAQLRDALNEALTAEVQRLKLATAELNGDPSKYQQQLAMSSQMFQLHHQQAAQLNIHQLQQQQSQSPQQQQTPAKHETNQ, from the exons ATGGGTGGTGATAGTGATGAGGCTAGTAGTGCTATGATGCAAAGGCTTCAATCATCATTTGGTACCTCATCATCTTCAGTTCCTATACAACAGCAACAGCAGCAACAGTTACCCATGTCCGTGAATCAAATTGAGGTACCCCAGTTGAATTCCTCGCAATTTCGAGGTCAGATGCGGCAGTTTTCTCCAAGTTTTAGTGTTGATGGTAGCAAAAGGGCTGGCATACCGCCTTCTCACCCTCAAATGCCCCGTGTTTCTCCCTATTCACAGATCCCAGTAACCCGGCCTGGAAATCAGCAATCGGGAATTCAAATTTTTGGTAATACTTCAGGTCCAGGGCCCTCACACACACGATCTTTGTCACAACCTTCATTTTTCTCGCTCGATTCATTGCCTCCCTTAAGCCCTTCCCCTTATAAAGAATCCTCTCCGAGCTCCATTTCTGAACATCATCTATCAGTTGATGTTTCTATGGAGGATCAAAATGCCAATTCACAATCATCATTATTGCCACCGTCCCCTTTCACTAGGGGTGTAAATTCTTTAAGGGTAGGGGAAAATCTTCCTCCCCGTAAGACGCACAGGCGGTCTAACAGTGATATACCATTTGGATTTTCTACTATCATGCAATCCTCACCGCCCCTTGTGCCATTGCGAAGTCCCGGTGCTGCCATCCCTCCGAGAGAAAATTCAGTTGCTAAGCCAGCACAATTGGTGAAACGCGAATCCTTTTGGGAGAAAAGTAGCGAGGCCAATGCAGAGGGTATGGGTGAGAGAAAATCTGAGGGGGAGGTTGTAGATGATCTGTTTTCTGCTTATATGAATTTGGACAACATAGATGCACTGAATTCTTCTGGAACTGATGAAAAGCAGGGCACTGAGAACCGTGAAGATTTGGATAGTAGAGCTAGTGGTACAAGGACAAATGGTGGTGATAGCAGTGATAATGAAGCGACGAGCAGTGTAAATGAAAGTAGTAATAGCATGCAGAGATTAGGAATCTCTTCTTCAAGTGAGAAGAGGGAGGGTTTCAAAAGGAATGCCGGGGAAGATATCTCTCCAGCTTCAAGACACTATCGGAGCGTTTCCATGGATAGCTTCATGGGCAAGTTAAACTTTGGTGATGAGTCACCAAAAATGCCTCCATCCCCAGGAGCTCGTGCTGGGCAACTGTCACCAAGCAATTCTCTCGATGCAAATTCAAATACCTTCAGCTTGGAGTTTGGAAACGGCGAGTTTAGCGGGGCAGAACTTAAGAAGATTATGGCAAACGAGAAACTAGCTGAGATTGCTTTATCTGATCCTAAAAGGGCCAAGAG GATTTTGGCCAATCGTCAGTCTGCCGCTCGTTCAAAGGAGAGAAAGATGAGATATATTGCTGAATTGGAGCACAAGGTTCAAACTTTACAGACTGAAGCAACCACATTATCTGCCCAGCTAACACTATTGCAG AGAGATTCTGCTGGACTGACCAGCCAGAACAATGAATTGAAGTTTCGCTTGCAAGCCATGGAACAACAGGCACAACTGCGAGATG CATTAAATGAAGCATTAACAGCGGAGGTTCAGCGCTTGAAGCTTGCAACTGCTGAGCTGAACGGTGATCCTTCCAAGTACCAGCAGCAGCTTGCCATGAGTTCTCAAATGTTTCAGTTGCATCATCAGCAGGCTGCCCAACTTAACATTCACCAGCTACAGCAGCAGCAATCTCAGTCACCACAGCAGCAACAGACGCCTGCCAAGCATGAAACCAACCAATAA
- the LOC113763134 gene encoding tRNA-dihydrouridine(47) synthase [NAD(P)(+)]-like: MDGSAAEASILEQPSFRENPQNSKPDDDASAPTAAPAPAPAPLTPEELVAKARAPVKKEFLRPPPIRTSNSTTSQPHDAATEPNSTPLIKEKKSKRQLKRERRQELKSALHLCPEVAKSGDVGSCCYGEKCRFSHDVEAFNAQKPADLKGSCPFLKIDQGLCHYGLACRFSGTHRANGVVAAGTLRNEVNSLNKDVQKLLWKNKMRFPKADATLKLLGLSGKIKKLVDTEDNQVATNGSAEENAKKDSAEIGSVSDVNCCSELLEEDKPEDADATEDIRPVKKAKSSCDESYGSTEVNAGYGVHGKEDISSKPNGSKSVDIADTVTVESDKILKLHPREKKLIDFREKLYLAPLTTVGNLPFRRVCKLLGADVTCGEMAMCTNLLQGQASEWALLRRHSSEDLFGVQICGAYPDTVSRTVELIEQECSVDFIDLNMGCPIDIVVNKGAGSALLTKPMRMKSVIQAASGTVDTPITIKVRTGYFEGRNRIDSVIEDIGNWGASAVTIHGRSRQQRYSKLADWEYIYQCAQKAPDSLQVLGNGDVFSYLDWNKHKFDCPQLSACMVARGALIKPWIFTEIKEQRHWDISSAERLDIFKDYVHFGLQHWGSDSKGVETTRHFLLEWLSYSCRYIPVGLLDVIPQKINWRPPSYYGRDDLETLMASDSAADWIRISEMLLGKVPAGFTFSPKHKSNAYDSAENG, translated from the exons ATGGACGGGTCTGCAGCTGAGGCCAGTATTCTGGAGCAACCCTCATTCCGGGAGAATCCCCAAAACTCAAAACCTGATGATGATGCTTCAGCTCCAACCGCGGCTCCGGCTCCGGCTCCGGCTCCGCTCACCCCAGAAGAGTTAGTAGCTAAAGCCAGAGCTCCAGTTAAGAAAGAGTTCCTTCGCCCACCACCAATCAGAACATCCAACTCCACCACGTCCCAACCTCACGACGCCGCAACGGAGCCCAACTCCACTCCTCTTATCAAAGAGAAAAAATCCAAACGCCAGCTCAAACGTGAACGCCGCCAA GAATTAAAATCTGCATTGCACTTGTGTCCGGAGGTTGCCAAGAGCGGGGATGTGGGTTCTTGTTGTTACGGTGAAAAGTGCCGGTTTAGCCATGATGTGGAGGCGTTCAATGCTCAGAAGCCGGCTGATTTGAAGGGCAGTTGCCCCTTTTTGAAGATTGATCAAGGACTTTGTCATTATGGGCTGGCTTGTAGATTCTCCGGCACTCATAGAGCTAATGGTGTTGTTGCTGCTGGGACTCTGAGGAATGAAGTTAATTCGTTGAATAAGGATGTCCAAAAGCTTCTCTGGAAGAATAAGATGAGGTTCCCCAAAGCTGACGCTACCCTAAAGCTTCTTGGCCTTTCA ggtaaaataaaaaaattggtgGACACCGAGGACAATCAAGTTGCTACAAATGGCTCTGCTGAGGAAAATGCTAAAAAAGATTCTGCTGAAATTGGTTCTGTTAGTGATGTGAATTGCTGTTCTGAATTGCTGGAAGAGGATAAGCCAGAGGATGCTGATGCAACTGAAGATATACGACCTGTCAAGAAGGCAAAATCTTCATGTGATGAATCTTATGGCTCCACTGAAGTAAATGCTG GTTATGGTGTGCATGGGAAGGAGGATATTAGCTCCAAACCAAATGGATCAAAATCAGTTGATATTGCTGATACTGTTACTGTAGAGTCTGATAAAATCCTAAAATTACACCCACGTGAGAAAAAGCTCATTGACTTCAGAGAAAAGCTTTATCTTGCACCTCTGACTACTGTGGGGAATCTACCTTTCCGAAGGGTTTGCAAATTGCTTGGAGCTGATGTGACATGTGGCGAGATGGCAATGTGCACTAATCTTTTGCAG GGGCAAGCTTCAGAATGGGCACTACTGAGGCGTCATTCGTCTGAGGACCTCTTTGGTGTTCAGATTTGTGGAGCATATCCTGATACAGTTTCAAGAACTGTTGAACTCATAGAGCAGGAATGCTCGGTGGATTTTATTGATCTTAATATGGGATGTCCCATTGATATTGTTGTTAACAAGGGCGCTGGATCCGCTCTTCTTACAAAACCAATGCGAATGAAGAGTGTCATACAAGCAGCTTCTGGAACAGTTGATACCCCAATAACCATCAAG GTGCGAACTGGCTATTTTGAGGGCAGAAATCGCATTGATTCTGTGATTGAAGATATTGGAAATTGGGGAGCAAGTGCAGTGACTATACATGGTCGTTCGCGTCAGCAACGTTACAGCAAGCTTGCTGATTGGGAGTACATATACCAGTGTGCGCAAAAGGCCCCAGATTCATTGCAAGTCCTTGGAAATGGGGATGTGTTCTCCTATTTAGACTGGAATAAGCACAAGTTTGATTGTCCTCAGCTTTCTGCTTGTATGGTTGCTCGAGGAGCCCTAATTAAG CCCTGGATTTTTACTGAAATAAAGGAACAGAGACATTGGGATATTAGTTCTGCTGAACGTCTTGATATTTTCAAGGATTATGTGCATTTTGGCCTTCAACACTGGGGATCTGATTCCAAAG GTGTGGAAACAACTAGGCATTTCTTGTTGGAATGGCTAAGTTACTCTTGTAGGTATATACCGGTTGGTCTCTTAGATGTGATCCCCCAAAAAATTAACTGGCGGCCTCCCTCGTACTATGGTCGGGATGACTTGGAAACACTGATGGCTTCTGATTCAGCTGCAGATTGG ATTAGAATCTCTGAGATGTTACTTGGCAAGGTCCCAGCTGGATTTACGTTCTCACCGAagcacaagtccaatgcttatGACAGCGCTGAAAATGGCTAA
- the LOC113761916 gene encoding amidophosphoribosyltransferase, chloroplastic-like yields the protein MAASVATAAAAAAAASQKLSPLTTPPHDKPFCSSFSKTLLKPCHPVTHTRKVHWTGVSAASKNPISDVSDDYDDKPREECGVVGIYGDPEASRMCYLALHALQHRGQEGAGIVSVHDNVLKSITGVGLVSDVFNESKLSQLPGDMAIGHVRYSTAGASMLKNVQPFVAGYRFGSVGVAHNGNLVNYQSLRARLEENGSIFNTSSDTEVVLHLIAISKERPFFMRIVEACRELEGAYSMVFLTEDKLVAVRDPYGFRPLVMGRRSNGAVVFASETCALDLIEATYEREVMPGEVLVVDKDGVGPLCLMSHPEPKSCIFEHIYFALPNSVVFGKSVYESRRSFGEILATVFPVDCDVVIAVPDSGVVAALGYAAKAGVPFQQGLIRSHYVGRTFIEPSQRIRDFGVKLKLSPVKAVLEGKRVVVVDDSIVRGTTSSKIVRLIKEAGAKEVHMRIASPPIIASCYYGVDTPSAEELISNRMSVEEIREFIGSDSLAFLPIDSLKEHLGEDAPNFCYACFSGKYPVLPRGKVKRVGDFLDDGLSGSLESIDGGWLSGTRN from the coding sequence ATGGCCGCCTCCGTCGCCACCGCAGCAGCCGCCGCCGCCGCGGCCTCCCAGAAGCTCTCTCCGCTTACAACCCCTCCTCATGACAAACCCTTCTGCTCTTCCTTCTCAAAAACCCTCCTAAAACCCTGCCACCCCGTCACCCACACTCGCAAAGTCCACTGGACCGGTGTCTCGGCCGCTTCCAAGAATCCTATCTCCGATGTCTCCGACGATTATGACGACAAACCCAGAGAGGAGTGCGGCGTGGTGGGCATCTATGGCGACCCCGAAGCTTCTCGCATGTGCTATTTAGCCCTCCACGCCCTCCAGCACCGCGGCCAAGAAGGCGCCGGCATCGTCTCCGTCCATGACAACGTCCTCAAATCGATTACTGGAGTTGGTTTGGTTTCTGATGTCTTTAACGAGTCCAAGCTATCCCAACTCCCCGGTGACATGGCCATAGGCCATGTCAGATACTCCACCGCGGGCGCGTCCATGCTGAAGAACGTCCAGCCGTTCGTTGCCGGGTACCGATTTGGCTCGGTTGGGGTTGCCCACAATGGCAATTTGGTGAATTACCAATCCCTTCGAGCTCGGCTCGAAGAAAATGGCTCCATTTTTAACACTAGCTCCGATACGGAGGTGGTTCTTCACCTTATTGCGATATCGAAGGAGAGGCCGTTCTTTATGAGGATTGTTGAGGCGTGCAGGGAGCTGGAGGGAGCATATTCGATGGTGTTTTTGACGGAGGATAAGTTGGTTGCGGTTAGGGACCCTTACGGCTTTAGGCCGCTGGTTATGGGCAGGAGGAGCAACGGTGCCGTGGTGTTTGCCTCGGAGACTTGTGCTTTGGATTTGATAGAAGCTACTTACGAGAGAGAGGTGATGCCCGGTGAGGTATTGGTTGTGGATAAAGACGGGGTTGGACCCCTTTGTCTGATGTCTCATCCGGAGCCTAAGTCTTGCATCTTTGAGCATATTTATTTTGCTTTACccaattcagtagtttttggGAAGTCTGTTTACGAGTCTAGGCGGTCATTTGGGGAAATTTTGGCCACTGTATTCCCCGTTGATTGTGATGTGGTGATAGCTGTGCCTGACTCTGGAGTTGTGGCTGCCCTTGGTTACGCTGCAAAAGCAGGGGTTCCGTTTCAACAGGGGTTGATAAGGTCGCATTATGTTGGGCGGACATTCATTGAGCCTTCGCAAAGGATTAGGGACTTTGGAGTCAAGCTTAAGCTTTCGCCAGTGAAAGCGGTTTTGGAAGGGAAGAGAGTTGTGGTTGTAGACGATTCGATTGTGAGAGGAACAACTTCTTCCAAGATTGTTCGGCTGATAAAGGAGGCAGGGGCTAAGGAGGTGCATATGAGGATTGCTAGCCCTCCAATTATAGCTTCTTGTTATTATGGTGTGGACACTCCCAGTGCTGAAGAATTGATATCTAATAGAATGAGTGTGGAGGAGATTAGGGAGTTCATTGGATCAGATTCACTTGCTTTTCTTCCAATTGATAGCTTGAAAGAGCATTTGGGGGAAGACGCACCAAACTTTTGTTATGCTTGCTTTTCTGGTAAGTACCCAGTTTTGCCAAGGGGAAAGGTGAAAAGGGTGGGtgattttcttgatgatggattGAGTGGGAGTTTGGAGTCTATTGATGGAGGTTGGCTTTCTGGAACCAGAAATTAG